The Montipora capricornis isolate CH-2021 chromosome 3, ASM3666992v2, whole genome shotgun sequence genome includes the window CCGATTAGTATGCGTTCTCCTATTGTCGAACGCAATAAAACATATTTAATATGTCTTTTTTCAAAGCAGAGACGTTCGATTGAGAAGAATGATGTTATGTCCATGAATTGTTTATGTACCAAAAGCgacaactggaaaaaaaaaaattagtaccAGATGAAATTGCTGCGAATTTCGCGGGGTttccaacaaacaacaaactgcGAAAATTAGTCCCGGTAAAATACATTCCCACGAAAATTTACTCCtcctatttaacaattgaaaaACGCAAACAACAACCGTTTTCACTGCACTGTACGGTGAGGAATAAATAGTATTTCTTTTATCTTATACGCTTTGGTAGTTTATTTTCTAGCCAGCGGAACGTTAACTTTCGAGAAcacaaaacatggaaaaaaaacttttaattgGTTACATTCTTCTGTACTTGACTGTTTCTCTATCACAAGGAAGTTACACGACTCTTTTCCAGCACGTCAAACTTTGCGTGACAATTTTATTATAAATAGAATCAGCGACGAGCAATTTTACCGCTAactcaaatatgcaaatttggtaCAACGAAATTCGATACTCGCACCCTCTGATCGCGCGACGAAGTCCCGAACTCTCTGCTTTCTTCTTGACGCAGTGAGAGAAAGTACGGTTGAATTTCCCACGCGATCTTGCATTTCATTTGCCTGTGGCCAAGGACTTTGTCAACAATTTCTTCGTGACTTGAGTGCATAAGGAATTCGCTGATCTGTTGTAGAATTcaacagaaaagcagaaaatacAAGAAGCTTCaagaaaaactcaaaatttgTTCGTAACTTGAGCGCATCAGGAATTCGCATGAGCAATTTGCTTTATCTGTTATAGAATTCTACGGTGGCTTGTAAGGGCCATCaatagttcagaaaaaaaattcataatgacacttagtaactgtcaattgacacttataactggcatttACACTTCCAACTGTCAACGATAGTAACTGGCAATtcacacttataactggcatttgacacttataagtagcaattgacacttataactgacaattgacacttataagtagcaattgacacttataactgacaattgacacttataagtagcaattgacacttataagtagcaattgacacttataactagcaattgacacttataagtagcaattgacacttataactggcaattgacacttataactggcaattgacacttataagtagcaattgacacttataactggcaattgacacttataagtagcaattgacacttataagtagcaattgacacttataactggcaattgacacttataagtagcaattgacacttataagtagcaattgacacttataactggctattgacacttataagtagccattgacacttataagtagcaattgacacttataagtggcaattgacacttataagtagcaattgacacttataactggcaattgacacttataagtagcaattgacacttataagtagcaattgacacttggACCACTGCGCAGTATTTTTGCACGTCATGCGCATCACGTGCTTCACTTTACTCTCAACATGGCGAACACCGGGGAGGTGAGTAGCGGTTTCCAGTATATAAACTTGTTCTCCAATCGTGTATACGTTATTTTTTAAGTATAATTGATTAAGACTCTATGTAAAGATCTGTATGTCTTAGAATCTTGCCCAAATATGGTTAGGAAAACCGCTCAATGAGTTTTAAATCAGTTGGCAACTGAACGATCCTGCGATCGTCTAGCGCATGAAAAGAAGGTATCATTGTTACTCGTTCTCAACTCGTTCTATTTATAGCTGGTCATTTTGTGAAACTATGCGGACACTGTGGTCACTAGTTGTAGCGACTATATGAACTGATGGGTCGTGTCTATGCCAGTTTTTATATGATTCTCTGGGAAACCATGCGGACAGTACTTGTGTGCGtgattttcaaaataataataataataataataataataataataataataataataatataataataataataataataataataataataagcaaagGAAGGGAAATTTATGGGTCCTGAAAACTGCAATTGATGACCTTTCCTTCTAAAATGTCAAAATGCATGTACTTGAACTGAACAGCCGTTTCGGGTTTGTCCAATGTTCAACTGGATTCGCCAACGAGGTCTGAGAATCCTTTGATCCGGGGAAAGATACCACTTTAACGAGAAAGGATACCTAAAAGGAAAGCGCCTGTTAGTTTTGTTTATTGatttattatcattttaatAATATGCGTTTTCTTTTGCAGACTTAGTTTGCCATTATCGCGTCTGATTGAACGATTAGTTTGTCTTCTAAAATGCTGATGTATATGATTGTATTAGGCATTTCTACGGTCAGCAAAGTGCATTGTATTGGCCCTCCATTCTTGGAACAGAGGGGAACGATAATGGATCGCGATACTCTAATAGAACGGAATAAGTTAATTGGAAATTCTTTGCTTTCTCCTCGTGTACCATGGAATCCGTATTAGCATAAGACAGCTAAAGAGAATTCTGCGCTCGCGAAGCCTTCCACGGAGAAATCAGCAAAGCCGCGTGAATGCAGTAGTAGATGCAATCGAAAATGAACTGCAGATGGGAAACGGCACTTCGGTTGGTTATCGGCTCATGCATCAAAAAATATGTTCTTCCTACGGACTTGTTGTTGACAGGGAGACAGTGAGACTTGCATTGAAAGCCTTAGATCCAGAAGGAGTGCAAAGACGCTCAAAGAATCGTTTGAGAAGACGCACATACCAGGCTAATGGACCCAACTTTCTCTGGCACATCGATGGCTATGATAAACTTAAGCCCTTTGGGTTTTGTATTCATGGGGCCATCGACGGGTACAGCCGTCGCATTATGTGGCTTGAGGTAGATCACTCCAATAACAACCCAATTGTCATAGCCAAATACTTCTTAAAGACAGTGCGTAGCTTAGGAGGAACATCACGAATCGTTCGAGGGGACTGTGGTACGGAAAATTGTTACGTTGCAGCTATTCAACGTTTTTTTAGAGAGGGACACGAAGACGTGTTTCAAGGAGACAACAGTTTCATGTATGGGCGGTCTGTTTCCAACCAGAGAATAGAAGCCTGGTGGAGCATCTTGAGAAAACTAAACACAGACTTTTGGATAAATTATTTTAAGGATCTGAGGGAGATAGGTCTGTACAATGACGATGACATCCTGCATGTAGAGTGCCTCAAGTTTTGCTTCATGCCACTGATAAGAGAAGAATTGCATCAAACTGCAGAGTTATGGAATTTACATAGAATACGGCCACAGCCTTTAAACCGTGATTCCCCTTCTGGTAGACCAGATGTGTTGTATTTTTTGCCCCAGTTAAATGGAAGAGCCAATTATATTCACGATGTCACGCTGGATGATATAGAACTTGCCGAACAAATTTGCCGTGGTCAAAATACGTTGGATTTTTCACACAAAATTTTTGAAGAACTTGCTGCAATGATTATGGAGGATGAAAATCTAACATGTCCAAGAAGCCCAGATGAAGCTTTGGAATTGTACACAGATCTTCTCGATCGCATTAACGATATCATATAAGCAATTATAACATATTCACTTGAATCCGTTTTTAGGTGAAATTAGTGATCTTCACTTTACCTATAGGTTGAATATGCCCCCTACCTAAGTCAGACCGACTACAGATCGGGTGATTCAGAGTACCCACGCATAGCACTGTTCTCTCGTACGTTGTGATGCTGTAACCGAATGGATGAGTTTATGAAAAAAGGAGCCGATAAGATGATAAGGAAGATTGggaagatgtgttgaaatgcgtGCGACCCAGAGCagaaaaagataatttcaatcCCTTTTTTGGGTTTGATAGCTGACTGTGCCTTCACCACTACACgctatccccccccccctccccccccccccccacacacacacacacacacacacacacacacacacacacacacttctTTTCATTGTATGGTATTGTATATAATAAGTCGTAACCGGCAGACATGATACGAACTAAAACCAAATCTAAATTGGCTGCAATCATTTTTTAGGCTTAGGTCAGGCTTATTGCAATAATTAAGACTTGGTTCTCTTTACTTTGCTGATTTGACATTCAACTGAGGTAAAAACGGGTTCAACCTCctttattttgaaacattttctAACCTCATGTACGATGATGTTAGAAATCATTTACCCCGTGTCAATATGCAAACGTTATTCAAAACCGTTTCATGCAGATGTACATCCGTACCGTGATACTAGGTGAGCAGCTCCTATAGTGCACTTAAGACTTGGGCTTGGAAGGTCTTCATTCTCTAGGTTCGGAGCGGGGCTGTGGAACAATGTCCCAAGCATATTAAAAGACTTAACCGaacataattattaataaacagTTACACAGTATGCTCATTAACATTTTGAAGAAAACAGATCAATATTTAGAACCTGAACTGATTGTCAAGCAAATGAGTAATCTTCATATTTAACGGCTTTCCCCATCTtttctctatttcttttttttttttaattttctttttactattATTAGAATCACTATTACAGACCTTCCAACCCCCATTACAGGCAAATCTGgaggttttcaaaaaaaagcccagaaaaacctggagattaGGACCTCAATCCTGGAGACTTACCAAAATATGCgtcaaataaaaacaacaacgacAGATTACTTGTTTCAGAGTATTCTTTACCTTATTAGTGCTCTTTGTTGAACTCTTTTGCTgcttttttctcagagctgagAAGATTAAAACACGGTGAAAGGGGAGGATCGTGGGCGCAACGAGACACCAACGGCTGGAGACTGAGCCTAGCATTGCCGCCATTTCCCTCACAAATTAGTTTTGATGAATTCGGCTGTTATGAGCACAGATTTCTCGATATTCCTTCATGCCTTCCGGAAttgattggcaattttaagGCTTTCTGATTCACCGTGAGATTAACAGGTAAAGCCGTGAGACTATGAGTTGGCATCCCAAACCGTGAGGGTTGGAAGGTCTGCTATTACGCGGGATGACGTAGTTAGTCCGCGTTGATATTTCGGTCTTTGGTAGTTTTCATCGGAGTCACAAATTTTGGTGTCTTTTTAACTTTCCGGTATCCCGTGCCCTTGGCCAAAGCTTAAGGGATGTCTCgaaaattttgtgattttgttgGCTGCAAGTACGTGTAAGTTAGGTTGCGTCGCAGAAGGCAGAGTACAAAGTCAAATTTTCAGGAGAAGGTAGGTGTCTCCAATTTTGACTGCCAAATGCTTTGTTATTCTGGTTACGTGGGATTCGTGTAAGGCGGACCGCGTAGTATGTTATTCTTATTTGTAGTCGCAAATCgcaagttttttttaagtttccagTATCCCGTGGAACCAAGTGATCTCTTTGTTTCCCATGGAAGTCGGCGACGTGGAATCATGTCTGGCCGAAGAACACAGCCATAAATTAGCTTCAAAAGGTCCCATCGCCTTGACCCTTGACATTTCACCTAGATCTTTCTCGAAAGTTGCGCcaaccatttctttctttcatcgCAGGCTGAGCAGCGATTTAAGCTCGGAAATCTCGCAGATATTTTTCATCACGACCCGTAGGAGGAAAAAAGCCACAAATTTTTAAGTTATCCAACGAAGAATTCAAGTGAGCAATATTTCCATTACATAACCTAAACTGTGGTTATGTAGCATCGTTTGAGGATGAGGACGGCCAAGAAATTTACCAAAATGTTAAGAGCAAGGGCGGGGCGTCGAGGGTGTCATATATCGTCTTAATTGATTAAGAATCAAGTCTCAGCAGCGTTCAGCAGGTCTGAATGCTTTCTGGCATTCCTGTACAATGCTTCTCTGCTCCTTTTAATTCGTTACCTCCTAAGCGTCGGCTAACTGGTCCCACGAAGTCGAATTCAACAATGGGCAGGAAGCTAAGGCGTTCTTGTTCCTTTTTGTTACCGCATGCGATCATCTAAAATGTTAACAAGCTTAATTATACTCAGCTTAAATATAATCATAGTTAAATATAATCATAGCTAATCAAGGGCCGGGACTGGTTATGAAGCCTTAAAACTCTTAAAAGCCAGAACAATGTCGAAATTGATggtgaattgaccgtgacagtgcaccatcttttgttttcgcttcgcacgggttcacAAATTAGTTGAGCGTAATTTAATCGATAGACTCGGATTAGTTATCTTCGCGAAAAAAGGTGTTTAGTGCGTAGTCGAGGCCAAACATACGGacataacatgaaacaaacagaTTTGTCGACATTCATAaacatctccatgcattaactatgataTAACGATTCTCCATGCGACAGAACATCGCAGTGTATGGAACAACTAAAGCAGTGAGTAATGTAGAAGCTCTCGTAACCtgacattgtttggtattgtgagcagcttctattgttttttaagTTTAAGTCGTTCAAAATATTGATCATAATGATTACAATCCAAATTGTTCGATCTTATTTCAATGGAAGAGTTTCTATCAGACAAAGACAAATCtcaaaacgcttgttttggtttcccCAGTGCTgacattttgaataattgtgacgtgtgaAGGTTGCTTTATTGTATTCACACAACgagcttttgttttgtaacaaTAGAGAAACCATTATTCTCAGTTTCATTGTTATGATTTGACCTCGATGCCACCGCGTCTGGTCATGATTTCTTTGCTTGGTTGCTGTTGAAATGGCAGAGTTCCAAACTCACACATTTGTTTCTTATATTTATATATTCGGCATTGCGCTGGTCTTCAATGAGTTGGGTTTCGGCTCCGCTTTGCCATCGATTCCAATGCGTAAATGTCTTACATTCTTCTAGCCATAGTTTTATTGTCGtctttgatttgtttttctgaATGGCTATACGCTTGAAAATGAacttgttctttgttttttatttttctttttttttttttttcattttattaaggcctggccaaacgctcgcaacatttcaacgcaacatcttgcaacattgttgagcacaacatgttgcatacgtttggccaccctgttgcgatatgttgcaacatgttggatgatgttggatcaaatttggaaacggtcaaatttttcgtgcaacattttggatgttgcacgatgttgtactcgtttggccacgttcacgcaacattgttgcgctagggcatgcgcgttGGGTCAACTTCTTGCGCCCCAGGGGCCTGcggcacatgaacattgacatgttgtgTTGAAAATTAtggaaatgttgcgtgcgtttggccaccccgttcaacacatgtcgcatcatcatgcaacaatgttgcaagatgttgcgttgaaatgttgcgagcgtttggccaggccttaaattGCTGAAAACATTCCAAGCGAGTTTCcgctctttttttttcacagtgtCTCACCTTTTCGGATAAGCGATTACTTAACACTGCTTAGTAGTAGGATACCAAAcaacatttctttaaattttttcatcatttcctCCAGTGATATTTGTTTGAGCCAACCTTTCATATAATTCACGGGTGATTATACGTAGAGGTTTCTCAGTGCACGagaaatgtaatttctgacggttgagtgacttaggaacgaattagtcagaaattgctattctgatggcacgattgagaggttttagtattctcaggggagagttttgagtatttaatgttttagcgggaagtatttatcattctagctcagtcagtcgctctgtttactattgtcaaatctagttaaattttcttttttctatggAGTTATGGGTTTCTTTGTACCTCTTCCCCGAGGTTCTGTGCCGCTGCACTAgatggggaatacgtttccacatattttttggccacatctaaagagtggttttttagtggtttttcgtatctggcgtggtacatttaatttttcaagctttttcaaGTTAGACTTTCTAGCATATTGTATGTTGTAGTTGCTGTATATTAGGACACATTGCTGTTGTCGGGTGACTGACTGACCATTCCTCAATAAAccatttcacattgaatgtttcgtgatagtgtagtcagaatcaTGACAATGTCCATCTAAAAAGAGGAGAGTAGCAAAGGCTTTATGCGTCATGTGTAGGTGGATCTAAAATCACAACTTGAAGAATGGAACTTACTGAAAGAGGTATGTGGTTAATGGatttatgaattttgtgaagagtgttttttttttccagagatAAACAGTCCTCTATTTGAGGTTTATTGCAGCCTTCAGTTTGGCGAGCGGGTGAAGCAATGAACAGgctttagggttagggttaggctgtggagtacaaagcaatgtatggcgctctttttcaaattgacacTTCATTgtatctgaaaaatgcatggtcaccctcaattttctttttgggtagCAAGAGCATtggctaagttctgctttcttcgcatagttttaaactcgcgcaaaaatatccctgtatcagtaaggatcacccataggaaacccgggTGTCTCAAGATGCGTAGAACGTATGCGCGATGATAATAGTAGAAACCTTCCTTAAGGAAGACACCTGATTCGTTAGTTGCACGTCATTAAAATTCAAGATACCATTGGCTGCTCGACCATGGGCACGAAACCAAAAAACCTTTATGCATGCATGTGGGATATGTGCTATCCCTTCATTCTCCCTTGACACAggctacaatcagtggcaaaagtcttgggacactcagcatttgaagttggttttcttactgagtttaaaaaattgccccctcccccccagaacaatgttgcctatagtgaacatacatttctttgtctatttcaacattgatttggggggagggggggagttttattttgaagttttcagtggaattttgacagttatgcttagttcctgacgtctgagaggttttcaggcccattctgacactagcgtcccaactacttttgccactgattgtagacGTAACGGAAAGGCCATTCAAAAGAAAGTCGATTCGTATTGTTTCTGATTTATGACAGCTAAAGATAGCTGTGTACAGCAACAAGACACCAAGCCAAACCATAGGAATTTACTAACTGACAAACATGTGTGAAATGTGTAATTTCGGATTCCTCCGTTTTTTCCAAACATTATACAATCTGAGATGTAAGGAATGAATATCTATCTTTCGGGGCTAGCGAAGAATTTTGCCAAGTTAGGCTAAAATTTTCGCATGAAAAATGGAAACATTGCCTTGATTTCTCTGTCATATTATTGTTAAAGTGCATGTCTTACGTCATGTCATGTAACGATGGGGAAAGATCTTAATACAAGTTATTAAGTTAAGCCATGATCCtggcagttatggacgcaatttttgcaattgcgtagagaagcctgaaaaatgcaggatttcaaaggggtttgaacccgtgacctcgcggtaccggtgctctaaccaactgaactatgaagccactgacgttgagagttggtcatttgtgggttctaattttcccgtgaggaatgaatcaatgaacgaaatgacaCACAattaccagctcccaacgtcagtagcttcatagctccATTGgtcagagcgtcgcaccggtatcgtgagTTCAcgtcaaaccccgttgaagtcctgaatttttcaggcttctctacgcaattgctaacaTTGCGTCCATACTGCCAGGATCATATAGCTTTACTTgagttcatatccgcagttcagtatatgattcgtttcatatcatttcgttcatacAAATTATTGTTGTAGACGAGCAGCAATATTAGCGATTAAGATTATCGAGCGAATGGGTTTAGCAATAGTTACAAAGAAATGAGAGCCTCCTTCAACGTCTTCCCTGTTAGTAGGAGGCTTGGAAAATCGAACCTCTTCGTTTTATTAGTTGCAGGTGACATTACAATGTGTAAAGGGAAACATAGGGAACTTCAGGAAAAAATCCACCACGTGTCGAGATCATGTAGGATGGTATAACATTGGTCAGTATTTGTGTTTCAATAAGAATACGAGTACCCAGAATACTATAAATGGAATCCGGCCCCACAAGGCTACTCTGATCGTCGATTGACTCAAACCCCCAGTGAAGATAACAATCTTTGCCTCATGATTGATATAGGGCTTTTTTTTCACCGGATGTTAAACCGTCCCATCAATTTTCGTACACTGTGCTTTCGAATTTCTAGTTCGAAAAAAacatggaactgatattttgaaaagtgtatcaaaggagggccatatgacgtcataatttttttaaaagtccaTGCTACAAATTTCGTGttagaattttttcatgtaggCTCGATTGACCAGCCGTTTTGTACCCCCTGGTTCCTCCGCGCACACCAcagctggatcactggtccagccaattgtattttccaccaatcagaaagtcgcctgcctgccaagtacaaaatacaattggctaaatacaaaatacaattgcgTTCGATGGGAGGAGGATGTTAATCCTAGTCCCAAAACgactggaaatcgagcctatttCTCttactgttgcgttaaaaatatgTGAAAAACACAGTTAActcgtgatttaccaaatacgGTTGTGAGTCAAACacgagacaaaaaaaaaatgttaaatagaacacactagGCAAAATAGTATAACTGTAGAGTGAAAGGCACTCGAGAAATGACAATTTGCAGGGTTCCATAGCAACACTTTGGTGGTTAAGATTCTCCCCTCTTAAAATGAAACGGCCAACGTGAGAAAAAGAGGTTTCAAATTGAGATGATCGTCCAAAACAAAAAGCCATCAAAAGACCTCTTCAGTAcgattgttttgttgttcagaGATTCGAAAATATTGCGTCACTCACTTTGATCTAAGCCTACAAACTATAACAAATCGTTAAGCCCCTACAATTCGGAATTAATAATCATAGATAACAAGGGGCCGGGTCTttgtgaaagaaaaattaacttGTGTCATTGGTAAAAAGAACACAACATGTATTAGAACATCAGAAAATGGGGCATACGTTTAATACAAACCCAACATACAACGTTATTATCTATACCGCAAAATTACTCAAGCGTAACAAGACAACTTGGCAACAAGGGAAACGCTTTTTCGTTAACTTGCGATCAGGTTAGTTCTCCGTAGGAGTGAATACAAAAAATGGCAAGAGCCAAGTGAACATAGTCCTGCAGAGTGAAGTATGGTTTCACGACAAAGCAGACTGTTTACCATTGTGAGGAATCCGGCTGTCCTTTCAATGCAATCACAAGTAATTGCTTGCAGTTAAATGCCCAGTGATATGCtcattaatcaattaattaattaattaacactttcactttcattgtAAATATTTAACAACTTTAACCAAAATGTTACGTTGTAACTAAAATGCTAACGACACTTGATAATTGAAGCATAAATACAAAATATATATGTACGTTTGCAAAAGCACAAACAATGCTTAACTCAAAAGTCACGGATTTTGTGACATCTAATGAGAACAATAAATCTTCATACAAACAAATACTGTTATCTGGAAGATAACCTACATAATATCGTTTTGCCACTTCTCTTTTGCTAACACGTTCGAGAATTCGGCGCGAAATTCCGTGTATTCATCATATGTAGAAGGCAATTCTAAAACGCATCCACACGTATGCGCGATTGGTCGTCTCGCAAATCCGTCCAGTTCAGTAAACTGGACATGAATAGTGGGAACACAAAGGACATCGGCACCGGTAACAAACATCAGGAACGATTTAAGTTGCGTGACATCCATGCCTCTGATGAATTTCTTGAGGTAATCCAGTGCTGAGCGTTGACTATTGCTGCAGGGCATCGCCTCCACCATACCAACCACCTTTTTGGTAGTAGGCTCCAATGACTCGTACTGTTCGTACACTTTTGCAGCTGTTGACCAATCAGTTTTTTGACAGTTCTTTTCCAGAAATACATGCCAACAATCTGCAATGTATTGTGGTCTCTGGATGAGCTCTTTGTGAGCAAGTTCTAAAATTAGGTCTCTCACATTTTCCTTGGTGGGACGCTTTCGGCAGGCGTAACGGTCAAGTAAATCAACGAGATCTTCATCATCAAAAGCACCTTCATCTTCGCTAGCTTTAAACGCTTCACGCACTAGTACTTCATCATCCGGGGGAAGGTAACGGTAGAACGAATTAAGCAAAGTTTCCTCGCAAACTTCCTTCTCCCCGAACAGGACACTGATAATAAATGCTGGGCTTAACATGATGGGGAAGTATCCCAGGTCCAACTTTCCTTTTGCTATGATACGCCCTATAGATGTCCATTCATCACATTGAAAATCGTGCCTTAAGGTGGGCACCCTTTCTCTTTCACCCATCGTACAAGTAAGGTAGAACTGCTGCCAGAAACATGCAAGGGCGTCACGATAGATTCCTTTTTCGTCTTCTCCCATCTCATCATTCCCGCGTGCGTCAACCATGACAACCTTTATGCTGCAGTTCATGATTTCATCGCAGGTAAATGCTTGTATCATGTCTTGTAAGACTTGTTCCCGTCGTATCCTCAATGTCCTAATGAAAGAAAAAGCATTAAACACCGTTTAATTATTAACAATGTAATTTCCTCTGTTTCCTTCCCTGAGCAGAATTCAAACAGTTTTTAAACGTGGCCTACGGTTGT containing:
- the LOC138042573 gene encoding uncharacterized protein; translation: MGNGTSVGYRLMHQKICSSYGLVVDRETVRLALKALDPEGVQRRSKNRLRRRTYQANGPNFLWHIDGYDKLKPFGFCIHGAIDGYSRRIMWLEVDHSNNNPIVIAKYFLKTVRSLGGTSRIVRGDCGTENCYVAAIQRFFREGHEDVFQGDNSFMYGRSVSNQRIEAWWSILRKLNTDFWINYFKDLREIGLYNDDDILHVECLKFCFMPLIREELHQTAELWNLHRIRPQPLNRDSPSGRPDVLYFLPQLNGRANYIHDVTLDDIELAEQICRGQNTLDFSHKIFEELAAMIMEDENLTCPRSPDEALELYTDLLDRINDII